The Wansuia hejianensis genomic interval TGCGGTTGACTGCGTCAACCAGCTGTAAAGTCCTCTGATGAAAACGGCTGGAAGGGCGGGCGAATATGTTCAAAGTCTGAATTCCGTCCAAAGCCGCTTGGGCGCAGATGGCGGTGGCCGCTCCCCCCGCTCCGAGAATCGTCATCGTCTGTCCCTCCGGCTCAAATCCCGCTTCCCGCGCAGAGCGCATAAAGCCGATCCCGTCGGTATTGTGGCCCATAAGCTTTCCGCCCTCATTGACAACCGTATTGACGGCCCCGATCATCTGCGCCGCCGGCGATAGCCCATCTGCCAGCTCAGCCATCCGGTTCTTATCAGGCATCGTCAGGTTAAAACCGCGAATCCCGCAGGCCTTCAGACCCTTAACCGCAGCTTCCAGGGTATCTTCCCCCACATCAAAACATAAATATACGTAATCCAGGCCCAGAAGCCGGAAGGCCTCATTGTGCATCAGAGGAGAAAGGCTGTGTGAAACCGGACTTCCCAGCAAGCCAGTCAGCCCGGTATAACCGGTAATCGTAAAATCGTATTTCATGTCTGCCTCCATTCATAGAATGGTAAAATTGTACCACATTCCCGGATAGAAGTCCATCGGCTAGAAGGCATACCTTCCCACCTCCCGCAGCAGGGCGCTGCAGTGCATCTCATTCCAAGTGATAAATGCCCCTGATACCCATAAAAAAAATAATATTCTTCCGCTTGTTTATATACATAGTCCGTGCTATAATGTGAATGTTTGCATAACAAATATGAGGAGGAAGAAAATGAAAAAGAATCTTTGTACAAAATTAGCAGTCCTGATGCTGACTCTGCTCTGCGCGTTCAGCCTGGCCGCCTGCGGAGGCAGCAAAAAAAGCGCCCTTGCCGGCACCTACAAGCTTAAGAGCGTTACAACTCAGGGCGTCACCATGGATCTGGATGAGCTGGCCGATTCTCTCGGCGAATCTGCAGACGCACTGAGCAGCGTAACGGCAGAGCTCAAGGATGATGGCACTTTTACATTAGATACCAGCGCTTTAACCGGAACCTCAGCGATTGAGGGAACCTGGGAAGAGAAGGACGGCGCCCTGGACCTGACAGCCGAAGGCGACACGATTACCGCCACCGTATCAGGCTCTTCCTTTAAGCTTAGCAGCAGCGGCGTAGATATGACATTTGAAAAACAATAATTCTATCAGCAATCATAAAAGGCTATGCCTTCGGAAGCAATTCCCGGAGGCATAGCCTTTTATAATTAACCCAGCGCCTCCATAAGCTCCGGAATCACCCGGTAGAGATCACCCACGATTCCATAGTCTGCCACCTCAAAAATCGGCGCATTTTCATTTTTATTAATCGCTATGATATAGTCGGAATTCTGCATACCGGCCAGATGCTGTATGGCGCCGGAAATTCCGCAGGCGATGTAGACAGCCGGCTTTACCGTCGTTCCCGTCTGGCCCACCTGATAGGAAGGGGCGATCCATCCCGCATCCACACAGGCTCTGGAAGAGGCGACCACTCCGCCCAGCCTGTCTGCCAGCTCTTTCAACAGTTTGAACCCTTCCGCCGAACCCAGCCCCATACCTCCGGCCACGATGATTTTTGCGTCCGTCAGAGATACTTTTTCTCCAACACTTTTTATAATATCCAGAATTTTAGTAGGAATCTCGTCCTCTGTAAACGTTATGGGCAGGTCGATGAGCGCTCCTGTCCGGCCGCCGTCCCGGACACTTTTCTGCATGACTCCGGGCCTGACTGTCGACATCTGCGGCCGATGGGACGGACAGATGATCGTCGCCATCAGATTCCCTCCGAAGGCCGGCCGGGTCTGCTGAAGCCTCCGGTTTTCCCGGTCGATTTCCAGCTTCGTGCAGTCAGCCGTCAGCCCGGTTCCTGCCTTAACTGCCAGGCATGGCCCCAGGTCCCTGCCTATGTGGGTCGCCCCCAGAAGCACCACTTCAGGCTTATATCGTTCAATCGCCTCAAAAATAACACGCGAATAGCTTTCCGTCCGGTAATGCTTAAGAATCTCGTGGTCAGCCACATATACCTTGTCGGCTCCGCAGGCGATCAGCTCCTCTGCCTGCTCCCGGATACCGCAGCCGCAGAGCACCGCGCACAGCTCTGTCTCCAGCTCGTCAGCCAGCTTCCGTCCTTCTCCGAGCAGCTCAAATACCACACTCTGGATCTCATTGTCCCGTTGTTCCGCGAACACCCAGACTCCCCGGTAGGCGCTGACATCGGCTGCCTTCTTTTCAGGAGACGTCTTTTCTATCGCGTCAAAAGGGCAGTTTTCTATACAATTTCCGCACTCCGTGCAGCCCATGCCAATCACTGCCTTTTGACCTTTTACCTGAATCGCGTCAAAGGGGCAGTTTTTTTCGCAGAGAGCACAGCCTTTACATTTTTCTTCAATCACACGTATTGCCACAGCTTTATCCTCCTATATCAAATGCTTCTCATGCAGCCTGGAAACCAGCGTTTCCGCAATTTCCCGGGGTGTCCCCTGCAGCCTCTCGCCCTTTCCCTTCGCCGGAGGAGTAAAGGAACGCAGAACCTGGGTCGGAGAAGCGCTCAGGCCGCAATCTGCCGCGTCCAGCCCCACATCCTCGTGGTTCCACACCGTTATTTCTTGTTTAAAAGCATCCACAATTCCCCAGGTGGTCATATAGCGCGGCTCATTCAGCTCTTTAATAACCGTGAGAAGACACGGTCGCCGCACCCGGATGATCTCGCAGCCGTCTTCCATATTCCGTTCCGCGATGATTCCGTCTTCCTCCAGCCGGATATCCTGTACATAAGTCACAACGGGCAGCCCCAGCCTGCTGGCTGTCTGAGGCCCTACCTGCGCGGTATCCCCGTCTATGGCCTGTCTCCCGGCAAACACCAGATCCACATCCTGAATCTTCCGGATTCCCGCGGCAAGAGTTGTGGACGTGGCACAGGTATCTGCGCCGCCAAAAGCCCGGTCGCTGAGCAAATAGGCATGATCCGCCCCCATAGCCAGACATTCTCTGAGCATATACGCCGCCTGAGGCGGCCCCATGGTGAGCACCTCCACGGCCACATCCTCATAGAGGTCCTTCAGCTCTAGCGCCGCCTCCAGGGCGTTTGCGTCATCCGGGTTCAAAATGCTGGGCACACCGTCACGGATCAAAGTCCCTTTTACCGGGTCAATGCGCACCTCGTTCGTATCCGGCACCTGTTTTACACATACAACTATCTTCATCCTCTCTGCCTCCTACTTAAAAAGCTGACCGCTGATTACGATCTGCTGAACCTGTGACGTGCCCTCATAAATCGTAAATATCCTGCAGTCACGGTACAGCCGTTCTACTTTATAATCCTTTGTGAATCCATAGCCCCCATGGATCTGCACAGCCTTCGCGCAAATCTCATTGCAGGCCTCTGAAGCATAATATTTCGCCATGGAGCATTCCATAGAGGCAGGCTGATTCATATCCTTGAGATAAGCCGCGCGGTAAACGAGACTTCTGGCCGCCTCAAGCTTCGTGGCCATTTCCGCCGCCATAAAACGCAGCGCCTGGAATTTTTCCAGAGGCTGTCCGAACTGTTTTCTTTCCTTCATATATTTCACCGTTTCCTCAAGGGCGGCCCCCGCCACGCCGATGGACTGGGCGGCCACGCCGATCCTTCCATAGTCCAGCGTCTTCATGGCGTTCAGGAACCCTTTATTTTTCTCTCCCAGCATATCCTCCCTGGGAACCCTCACGTCCTCCAGGATGATATCACTCACTGAATCCCCGATCAGGCCCATGGTCCGCTCCGGCTTTCCGGTAGAGACGCCGGGAGCGTGCATATCCACAATAAAGGCCGAAATTCCTCTGGCCCCTCTCTGTGCAGGATCGGTTTTGGCGTAAATGATCGCGTAGTCCGCCTCCGGCGCCTCTGTGATAAAGGCTTTTCTCCCGTTCAGCACATAGCAGCCGCCGTCTTCCTCAGCCAGTGTCTGTGTCCCTCCTGCATCTGATCCGGCGCCGGGTTCGGTGAGGCCGAAGGCCATCCTCTTCTCCCCCTTTGCCACAGGCACCAGATATTTCCGGAGCTGTTCCTCTGTTCCCGACAGAAGCAGCGGCCCCCCTCCCAGAGAGTTCGGGGAATTCATGTAGATGCTTGCTGTCGCACTGACCCTGGCGAATTCTTCCAGGACGGCCACATACCCCCGGTTATCGCTGCCGGCGCCTCCATATTCTCTGGGAATCTTAACACCGTAAAATCCGGCTTTCCCCATTTTCACCTTTAATTCTTCCGGAAACACTCCGCTTTCCTCAATTTCGTCCAGGACTTCCTTTGTAAATTCTTTTTCGCAGAAGTCTCTGGCAAGCTTACGGAGCAATTCATGCTCTTCCGTAAAATATTCTTTATATTCCATCATTCTATCCTCCTGTCCATAACAAGCCCATTTAATGTTTTAGCGGCCCTATTTCAGCACTGGTTCCAGCCCGCCCCAGGTTTCTTCAAACAGGCGGGCATCCATCAGCCGCAGCTTGTCTGAAACGGCCGGTATAAAATCCATCTGGTCCAGTATATCCCTCTGCAGGTCTGCGCCGGGAGCAATCTCTGTCAGCACCATTTTCCCGTCAAGCAGACGGAAGACACACCGTTCTGTCACATACAGAACCTCCTGCCCTTTGGCATATTTTCCACTGAAGGATACCTGCTGTACCCTTTTCAGAAACTTCTTTCCTGTTCCCTCCCGCCCGATCACCAGACAGCCGTCCTGAATGGATTCCTCCGCTTTCGCACAGAACAGCCCTGCAAACACAACCTTCTTAGACCCCTGCGTGATATTAATAAAACCGCCTGGCCCGTTCAGCCGGCTGCCAAATTTGCTGACGTTTATATTCCCTTCCTCATCCGCCTGGGCCAGCCCCAGGACTGCCAGGTCAATGCCGCCTCCGTCATAAAAATCAAACATGGACCCGTGGTCGACGATCGCTTCCGCATTATAAGAGCTGCCGAAATTCGGCACGCCCGCAGGCACGCCTCCAAAGGCTCCTATTTCCGTCGTGAGTGTGATGCTGTCTATGTAGCCTTCCTCCGATATGATACTGGCCACATCTGCCGGGATGCCAAAGCCCAGGTTGACCAGGCTGCCCTTCCTCACCTCAGCGGCCGCCCGTCGGGCAATCACCTTCTTAGGGTTCAGCGGCAGCACCGGCAGGGCATCCAGAGGCTTCCGGATATTTCCTGCAAATGCAGGCTCATAATAGGTGCCTTCCGTCTGCCAGCACGCTCTCTGATCCGTGGCCACCACCACATAATCCACAAGCGCACCCGGGATCTTCACATCCTTAGGCTTAATCGTCCCCTTTTGTGTGGCATACTCCACCTGTACGATAACTATGCCTCCGCTGTTTTTCGCGGCCTGTGCCACCGCATAGCCTTCATTGATAGAAGCCTCCTTCTCAAAGGAAATGTTACCGTTTTCATCTGCTGTCGTTCCCCGGAGCAGCGCCACATCCAGCGGAAATGCTTTATAAAACAAGTATTCTTCTCCCTGGAATTCCACCAGCTCCACCAGATCCTCCTTCGTAACCTCGTTCATCTTGCCGCCTTCCAGCCGCGGGTCCACAAAGGTCCCAAGCCCTACCTTCGTCAGAAGGCCGGGCCTGTGGGCCGCAATCTCCCGCCACAGATTCACGATGACGCCCTGAGGAAGGCAATGGCAGGCAATTTTGTTCGCCCGCACCAGGTCATTCAGCGCAAATGCAGAACCCACCAGCGCCGACGACCATTTACTGACCAGCCCCTCTATGCCCAGGCAGGTAATCCCCCTGTCATGCCAGTCTCCCATCGCACTCCCCTGTTTCAGAGTGAGATTTTTGGGATGCCCCGTCTTCTTAAAACGCTCTGCGACCGCCACCGCGACCTCCTCCGGCCATCCGGACAATCCCATGCCGGCCACCCCCACCGTGGCTCCGTCTTTAATCTTTTCTGCAGCTTCCGCTGCCGTCACAAACAATGCCATAACCTCCTCCTTACTGCTCATAAATTCTCAATCTTCTTCTGCCACAGGCTCTTAATTTATATTAACATTCTTCTTTTGAGCAAATTATTTTTGGTTAATTAAGCACCTTTGTGCTTTTCTTGCAATTTTTTAGCATATGATATATTATGGGTATAAAGGAACGAATAAGTTCATTACCAGAGTTAAAGGAGCGATTATCATTGAATCCAAAAGAAATGAAAAAATATAGTCTGCTCGCAGAAGTGGCCTGTGATTATTATGAAAGAGGACTGAGCCAGAACGAAATCGCTGAGCGCATCTGCCTGTCCCGAACGCGGGTTTCCCGTCTTCTGAAAGAGGCGGAAGAAGCCGGAATCGTCCAGGTCTCCATTAATTATAACTTTGAGCGGCACTATGAATTGGAAGAACGAATCAAAAGTCTCTTTTCTGTCAAGAATGTCCGCGTGCTTAATAACCGCAACCGGCCGAAAGACCGCATCCAGGCTGATGTAGGCTGTCTCGGAGCTTCCTACATCATGGAATCTCTGAAAAAAGACATGGTAATCGGCACTTCATGGGGCACAACTCTCGCTGACACGATCAAGCACATCAAACCGGCCCCGTTCCCGGTGCATGTGGTCCAGCTGATGGGTTCTGTACCCTGTAACTCACCAAACCACACTCCTCAGGGGATCGTGTCCACGATGGCAGAGTTATTCCAGTGCCAGGGTAGCTTCCTGAATCTTCCTCTGTACATACATGACGACTATGCCCGTCAGGTGATCTGTAATGACATAAATAACAAGAAAATTATAAACCAGGGAATGTTTTCAGATATGATACTGACCAGCATAAGCGCTGTAGAGACCATCAGCCAGCAAGACTTCTGGCTGGGCTATATGACTCCGGAAATGTACCAGGAAATCTGCAGCAAAGGAGCCGTAGGAGCCATGTTCGCCCGCTTCTTTGACAGGAGCGGCAACGAAGTGGACTGTTCCTGGAATCACCGCTGCATCAGTATCTCCTTCGACCATATCAAGGGCGTGCCCGACGTGGTAGTCATCGCTTCCGGGCGGCAGAAGGCGACAGCCATCTCCTATGCCCTGAAGGCCAGCCTGATCAACACGCTGATCACGGACGGGACAACCGCCAGCGCCATACTGGGATTGAATCCCAAGAATCAAGTGTAATACCACGAACATATCCTTAATGGATATATAAGAATATAATTTGTATGCGGAGGCCTGACTATGATAAAGGATAAGATCTATTCAAAAGCAAAAGAACTAAGGGTGAATCTCGTGCGGACCTGTGACGCAGAACAATGGGAACGGCTGCCGGTCCAGCCGCCGGAGTTCTGGCCTCAAAATATTTGGCCCTGGTCGAAAAAGGTTATTTGTCTGGGGATCCCCTTATTTGCACCTATGATCGATTCTACCCCGTCAATGGTATATCAGGAGCTATATGATACAAGCAACAGAATCCTGGATGATATATCCTATCATCTGACGAATTACATAGTGAATACTTTAGGATATAAAGCAGTCTGGTTTCCGAGAGACTGTTACTATAGCATTGATGTTTTGCTGGATAATCCAAACGCGGCGTTTTCTCACGTGATTGCCGCGTACTATGCGGGGATGGGTACAATCGGAGACAGCCATAATTTAATTACAAAGGAATTTGGCCCCAGAGTGAGAATTGTTTCAATTATTACCGATGCGCCCATAGACAGCGACCCCATGCTTAAAGGCGATCTCTGCCTTCACTGTGGTAAATGCCTGAAAGCCTGTCCCAGCAAATGTTTTACAAATCCCGGCCCTGATAAAATCTATACTATGGATAAGATCGCCTGCACGGCATACAATGCAGAAGTCAAAAACCAGCACCATTGGCCTTGCGGAATGTGCATTGATGTATGTCCCGTGGGCGAAGATCTTAAAACTTATAAAGGTACTGACAGAGTCACAAGCAGTGGGATCACTCATCTGCAGAGCTTCGGTTCATAAATTCACAGGCAACGGCACTGATCCATCAATGATAAAAGGTAACCGCCATTACCCGGAGCGCCTCCATAACACTTTATCGTAATGCCCAATAAAGAAAATCCTCCAGCTTCGTCAAATCCATGTCAGCAGCAGACGGATAGACTTTTTCCAATATAGCGCCTTCTTGAATCAGCCGCCGTGTCCGTGCCTTGCGTTCTTTCTGCCGGTCACGCATCTGCGCTTCCTCCAGCCGGTGCTCAGCCTGTAATAGTTTCTTCTCGTTATCGGTCATAGAACATCCTCCTTTGGTATTAAAATAGGGTTAATTGATTTCGGCGTAATACCAAATATCCTCCCGTTTGGTATCATGCTTTTTCTGTAAATATTAGTAATAGCAAAAATGCCTCTGTTTGGTATCGCAGCCATACCAAACAAGGGGCGAAAGCAGTAATAAAAACCATCTCAAAAAAGAAGAAGCGGATCGACATACATCAATCCGCTTTCCATATCATTATGCTGTTTTCTGTTTCATCTTTTTAGAAGATTTGGCCGTCTTCAACACCGGCACAGTGCTTGCCGCTCTCTTTGCCATATTGCGTTCCTTCTGCATTTCCCGGTTTGCCTACGTCCTACACTCATCACATCAGTATTTCACATTATTTCTCGTTGTGGTAAAGGCTTTGCCGCAGTTCTCGCAGACGCATTCCCGCTTTCGGTTTTCCGCCGCTTCCTGCCGGTAAAATTTTGCCCGGCAGTTTGGGCCGCAGAACAGCGTGTTTGACCGTCTGGATTCAAACTCTTTCCCACAGCATTTACAGGTCAGCCTGAACGGCTGTCCCACAGCGTGTTCACCGGCTTTGATTTTCTGATACCGTTCCCGGCTTTTTATGCGGTGTCGTTTAAGCAGCTCCTGCCGCTTGATTTCCTCCGGCGTCAGTTCCGGGGCGGGCAGTTCAAACCGTCCGATGAATTTCAGGTAAATCTCCACCTCCTGCACCCGATCCCCGTCGATCTTCTCCGGGGCATGGACAATAATCTTGTCAATAAACTCGTTGATCATCGGAGTGGTCAGCTCGGAAAAATCAGTGTATTTCTTTGCCAGCGAAAGGAACTGCGCCGCACGGTCGGTATCTTCCTCAAAAGCGGATACCTGCTGTTCGGCCTCCGCAGCCGATATTTGAAGCGATTTCTGTTCCGCTTCATACTCTGCCAGAAGACTGTCAAAGCGATCTTCTGAAATGCGCCCGACAGCAAAGGATTCGTAGAGCTTTTTGATGATGGTATCCAGCTCGGCAATGCGCTTTTTGTCCTTGCTTAGTTTCCGCTTGGCTTCCTTTGCGGCTTCCGCCTGCCGTATCCGGGAAGCGGAGCGTACCTTTTTCATAAATTCATCCTGATTGGTAATGGCAAAGGTACTTGCTGTACGGATGGTTTCCAGAATCAGCTCTCTGACCGCTTTTGTCCGAATATAGTGGCCGCTGCAAGCGTGGGTGCGCTTTTGGTGTGCCAGCGTATAGGAGGAGCAGTCAAAGAAGTCTGACGGGTACGGCTTTTTCGCTGTACCGCCTCTGGAGCGGTGGTTATACATCTTTTCGCCGCAGTCGGCGCAGCACAAAAGCCCGGTCAGAGGATTTGCCTCGCCGATGGTGTCAATGCGTTTGGGCGTTTTCCGCAGCTTCTGCGCCAGCTCCCATGTCTCCTTATCCACAATAGCTTCGTGGGTGTTTTCAAAAATCAGCCATCCATCTTTTGGGTTAGGGACACTGCTCTTATCCTTATAGGATACCTTGTGAGAACGGAAGTTCACTGTATGTCCCATATACTCCTGCTTGGATAAAATCTGCCCGACCATATAGCCGCTCCAGTTATACGGGTTGGGAAATTCCTTCCTGCTCTTCCAGACGCCCATTCCTTTTTTGCCGAAGTAAACGGCGGGCGTTTCCACTTGCTCATCAAAGAGGATGCGGGCAATCTCATACGGGCCGTTTCCCTCAATGGTCAGGCAGAATATCTTGCGGACAACTGCGGCGGCTTCCTTGTCGATCAGCCAGTGGTATTTGTTCTGTGGATCTTTTTTGTATCCGTAAATAGCAATATTGGTGGTCGGCTTGCCGGATTCGCCTTTCACCCGGACAGCGGCTTTCTGCTTGCAGCTCAGATCCCCTAAATACCACTCGTTCATGATATTCAGGAAAGGCGCAAACTCATTGCTGTTCTGGTCGTTGCTGTCCACACTATTTGCAATGGCAACAAAGTGTACGCCGTGCTGCCGGAAAAACACCTCAGTATAAAAGCCGGTTTGCAGATAATCACGCCCCGCCCGGCTCATATCCTTTACGATGACGTGCGCTACTTTCCCAGCCTCAATATCCGCAATCAAATCTTTCCATGCCGGGCGGTCAAAATTGCCGCCCGAATACCCGTCGTCGGTGTAGTGGACAAGATTTTCGTAGCCCTGCTGGCGGGCATAGGTTTCGAGGTATTTTTTCTGATTGATGATTGAATTGCTGTCCCCGGTCAGTTCATCGTCACGGGACAGCCTTTCGTATAATGCTGTGATCTTTCCTTCCGTCTGTTTCACGCTCATGATGCGCTCCTTTCAGACTTCCGGCTCATTTGTGGCGATTTCATTATATCACAAGTTCCGGCATTTGTAACCGTTTCATTTCGGATCATTCGTAAAATTTTATCTTCCAGCGTTTCCTGTGCCGTTTCACTGAAACACACCCTGACTTTGTAGGTGGTGCCGCCGATCCGGCATGTCATATAGGAAGCGCTACTGTTTTCATTGTTTGCCATAGGCACCTCCTGTTGAAAAATTCATAAAATTTTCGTATAATGTCTTTGGTTCCGGCATGGTGTAACCATTTATGCGGCCGAAAGCGAACATTAGGGATAAATAACCCTGCCGGTGCAGAAATGCCCCCGGAAAAGCCTTGTACCGCAAGGCTTTCCGAGGGCAAAAGCGTTACATCTGCTGTTGTTTTTTCTCCCGGTATTTCCGTACCCGTGCGGCGGTCTGCCTGCGCCGGGCTTCTTCGGCACAGCGCTGTGAACAGTACACCCGTTTCCCGTCAGCCGGGAACGGTTTGCCGCACTGCCTGCAAGCTGTTAATGGCATCGGCTCGCTGTTAAATACAGCTTGCAGCTTTGCGTCGGTCGGCAGCACTGCGCTGCGGAAATACCGGCACAGGGCGCTGTTTGTATAACAGATACCGAACATGGGACAGTTGCAGTCCAACGGCAGACATCCGTATTCCTTGTCGTAGTTGGCGCACAGGGAAGTAATCAGCTTTTTTATCCGCTGCTTTTCCCGGCCTGTCAGTTCACAGTTTTGGCTTGGCATTGGTCATTCCTCCTTCCTCACTGTCGGAAGTAATCTAAAACAAGAGAAACAGATTACCCCCTCACTAAGAGGAGAAATACAGGGCAGTTAGCGGAACTGTTTTTTCGCAACATCAAAGAAATTTTGAACAATATTTCTGAAGGGAGGTTTCTGTGGTGTTTGAAGATGATTATGAAAACGACAGTGATGTCGAACAAGCTGGTTTATCCGGGCAGGCTCATAGGCAGCTTGTAAAAGAGCAGCGTCTCATTGAAGAGCTGGAAACCGATGCCGCAGAACATCCCTTTGAGGAAGATGCCGAAGAGAAAGAGCCGGAACGGAAGAGACTCAGGCGGGAATTGCAAGCGGAAGCCCTTGCCCGTCTGGAGGACGCTGCCAGAACGCAAAAGGATTTTGAAAATGTCATCGCATGGTGGGACAGGCTGGACGCTAACCGGGAGCGCAGGGAACGCTATCACGAGCTCAGCCGCAACGGGGACGATCTTCCGTTAGAATACGGTGTGTCAGTGAATGAGCTCTTTTTCCCGGGCACACTAAACGGGGTGCTGGAAAAGCAGCTCCGAAAAGGGGATTTTCTTGATGTGATTTTCTGCTGTCCCTATGATATACACGAGCTTGTAGCGGAGGAAGAACTGTCACAAATCCTTTTGGAATTGAATGAGGAACACAAGGAATTGCTGTTCCTCTGCGCCGTCCGGTTGTTCAGCTCCACACGGATTGCCAGAATACGGGGACAAAGCGACCGGAATATCCGCAAGGTGCGTGGCACAATGCTCAAAAAGATACGAAAAAAGCTGCTTGCCGCCCTGACGGACAAGGCAGAAAAGCAGCAGCCGATGACCTTGCTGGAAAAAGAATTTTTAAGAGAGTGCGGACTGAAGGTTGATAACGGAACAAAGAAATAGTATAATAGATAATATAAATTCGAGTTATTTAGGTTACAATATTAAGAGAGGCTTAGACTGATATGGGAAATATAAAAGCAGAAGAAGCAATGAGGGAATTAACGCTGATGCTGTTATATCTCTCAAGATTTTCGCAGGGAGAGAAGTTTCACGAGGCAACCGATTTTTATGCGTGGAAAGGCTATGATTTTGATATACTGAACGAAATGGATGATGCGGACTATATCCGGTAAGGTAATCATCCGTCCCGTTCCAAGTCGGTATATATTACGGAAAGCGGCATGGAGCTGGCAAGAAAGCTTTTATCCAAGTACGGCATAAACGATTGGAAACAGGGGTGAGAAAATGACGAACCTTTTTGAACGCACCAGTTCTCAATGGGTGCGGTACAGCGAATATGAATGGAAAGCGGCAGAGGATGGGACTCTGTATCTTACACCCACAAAAGCAGCGCAGCCGGGCATCTACGATCCTCTGGCGGAATACCGGCAGATCGTGCTGGACACCATCGACATCGGGCGCATGGGAATGGCAAAGAAACCGGATACGGAGATCCAGACTGCTATCCGCCAATTTGCTGTAAAGTACGGGCTTTTCGGCCTGATGACCGCACTGCCCACCACACCGGATTTTATGGAATATGAAGCGGTGTACCTGCCGAAAAACCATTTTATAAAAGCAGAAACGATGCCCACCGAAAAATACCTAGAACTTTTCTTTCCCTTTGACAAGCTGGATGTGATTAAACATGGAATCGAATCCATGTGGAATATCGAAAATGACCGTGTGATGATGGCGCTGGCGATGACCATGACGGACAA includes:
- a CDS encoding shikimate dehydrogenase, translated to MKYDFTITGYTGLTGLLGSPVSHSLSPLMHNEAFRLLGLDYVYLCFDVGEDTLEAAVKGLKACGIRGFNLTMPDKNRMAELADGLSPAAQMIGAVNTVVNEGGKLMGHNTDGIGFMRSAREAGFEPEGQTMTILGAGGAATAICAQAALDGIQTLNIFARPSSRFHQRTLQLVDAVNRTTGCRAALYDLADTEVLKSSLLNSTLLVNATSVGMAPDTGHSVLEDTSLFHPGLTVADIIYNPRETKFLSLAKAAGCRTFNGLHMLLYQGAEAFRLWTGRQMPVEAIKEKYYI
- a CDS encoding electron transfer flavoprotein subunit alpha; the encoded protein is MAIRVIEEKCKGCALCEKNCPFDAIQVKGQKAVIGMGCTECGNCIENCPFDAIEKTSPEKKAADVSAYRGVWVFAEQRDNEIQSVVFELLGEGRKLADELETELCAVLCGCGIREQAEELIACGADKVYVADHEILKHYRTESYSRVIFEAIERYKPEVVLLGATHIGRDLGPCLAVKAGTGLTADCTKLEIDRENRRLQQTRPAFGGNLMATIICPSHRPQMSTVRPGVMQKSVRDGGRTGALIDLPITFTEDEIPTKILDIIKSVGEKVSLTDAKIIVAGGMGLGSAEGFKLLKELADRLGGVVASSRACVDAGWIAPSYQVGQTGTTVKPAVYIACGISGAIQHLAGMQNSDYIIAINKNENAPIFEVADYGIVGDLYRVIPELMEALG
- the etfB gene encoding electron transfer flavoprotein subunit beta encodes the protein MKIVVCVKQVPDTNEVRIDPVKGTLIRDGVPSILNPDDANALEAALELKDLYEDVAVEVLTMGPPQAAYMLRECLAMGADHAYLLSDRAFGGADTCATSTTLAAGIRKIQDVDLVFAGRQAIDGDTAQVGPQTASRLGLPVVTYVQDIRLEEDGIIAERNMEDGCEIIRVRRPCLLTVIKELNEPRYMTTWGIVDAFKQEITVWNHEDVGLDAADCGLSASPTQVLRSFTPPAKGKGERLQGTPREIAETLVSRLHEKHLI
- a CDS encoding acyl-CoA dehydrogenase family protein, which encodes MMEYKEYFTEEHELLRKLARDFCEKEFTKEVLDEIEESGVFPEELKVKMGKAGFYGVKIPREYGGAGSDNRGYVAVLEEFARVSATASIYMNSPNSLGGGPLLLSGTEEQLRKYLVPVAKGEKRMAFGLTEPGAGSDAGGTQTLAEEDGGCYVLNGRKAFITEAPEADYAIIYAKTDPAQRGARGISAFIVDMHAPGVSTGKPERTMGLIGDSVSDIILEDVRVPREDMLGEKNKGFLNAMKTLDYGRIGVAAQSIGVAGAALEETVKYMKERKQFGQPLEKFQALRFMAAEMATKLEAARSLVYRAAYLKDMNQPASMECSMAKYYASEACNEICAKAVQIHGGYGFTKDYKVERLYRDCRIFTIYEGTSQVQQIVISGQLFK
- a CDS encoding acyl CoA:acetate/3-ketoacid CoA transferase, whose product is MALFVTAAEAAEKIKDGATVGVAGMGLSGWPEEVAVAVAERFKKTGHPKNLTLKQGSAMGDWHDRGITCLGIEGLVSKWSSALVGSAFALNDLVRANKIACHCLPQGVIVNLWREIAAHRPGLLTKVGLGTFVDPRLEGGKMNEVTKEDLVELVEFQGEEYLFYKAFPLDVALLRGTTADENGNISFEKEASINEGYAVAQAAKNSGGIVIVQVEYATQKGTIKPKDVKIPGALVDYVVVATDQRACWQTEGTYYEPAFAGNIRKPLDALPVLPLNPKKVIARRAAAEVRKGSLVNLGFGIPADVASIISEEGYIDSITLTTEIGAFGGVPAGVPNFGSSYNAEAIVDHGSMFDFYDGGGIDLAVLGLAQADEEGNINVSKFGSRLNGPGGFINITQGSKKVVFAGLFCAKAEESIQDGCLVIGREGTGKKFLKRVQQVSFSGKYAKGQEVLYVTERCVFRLLDGKMVLTEIAPGADLQRDILDQMDFIPAVSDKLRLMDARLFEETWGGLEPVLK
- a CDS encoding sugar-binding transcriptional regulator; this encodes MNPKEMKKYSLLAEVACDYYERGLSQNEIAERICLSRTRVSRLLKEAEEAGIVQVSINYNFERHYELEERIKSLFSVKNVRVLNNRNRPKDRIQADVGCLGASYIMESLKKDMVIGTSWGTTLADTIKHIKPAPFPVHVVQLMGSVPCNSPNHTPQGIVSTMAELFQCQGSFLNLPLYIHDDYARQVICNDINNKKIINQGMFSDMILTSISAVETISQQDFWLGYMTPEMYQEICSKGAVGAMFARFFDRSGNEVDCSWNHRCISISFDHIKGVPDVVVIASGRQKATAISYALKASLINTLITDGTTASAILGLNPKNQV
- a CDS encoding epoxyqueuosine reductase, with protein sequence MIKDKIYSKAKELRVNLVRTCDAEQWERLPVQPPEFWPQNIWPWSKKVICLGIPLFAPMIDSTPSMVYQELYDTSNRILDDISYHLTNYIVNTLGYKAVWFPRDCYYSIDVLLDNPNAAFSHVIAAYYAGMGTIGDSHNLITKEFGPRVRIVSIITDAPIDSDPMLKGDLCLHCGKCLKACPSKCFTNPGPDKIYTMDKIACTAYNAEVKNQHHWPCGMCIDVCPVGEDLKTYKGTDRVTSSGITHLQSFGS
- a CDS encoding DUF3847 domain-containing protein, which codes for MTDNEKKLLQAEHRLEEAQMRDRQKERKARTRRLIQEGAILEKVYPSAADMDLTKLEDFLYWALR